A window from Streptomyces subrutilus encodes these proteins:
- a CDS encoding YihY/virulence factor BrkB family protein has protein sequence MTRISQAGRGAGDDDRPDTAGNDSGAGPDPEVEERAPDQPTELPKKSWKAVLRGTVKEFTADELADRAAALTYYGVLALFPALLVLVSLLGLAGESTTQRVLDNLQKLAPGSARDVISDAVLQLQGRSGVGSLLAVVGLLVALWSASGYIAAFIRASNAVYDVPEGRPVWKILPLRFALTVTLMVLACASALIVVFTGGLARQAGAALGIGDSALTVWSIAKWPVLVLLVTVMIALLYWAAPNAKGRGFKWITPGSLLALLIWMAASAGFAFYVANFASYNKTYGTVAGVIIFLVWLWITNLAILLGLEFDAEMTRQRAIAGGMPKDEEPYVRPRDTRAWSDEDRRRME, from the coding sequence ATGACACGCATTTCGCAGGCAGGCCGCGGTGCCGGGGACGACGACCGTCCGGACACCGCCGGGAACGACAGTGGCGCGGGACCGGACCCGGAAGTGGAGGAGCGGGCACCCGACCAGCCCACCGAACTCCCCAAGAAGTCCTGGAAGGCCGTGCTGCGCGGGACGGTCAAGGAGTTCACGGCCGACGAACTGGCCGACCGGGCGGCGGCCCTGACCTACTACGGCGTGCTGGCCCTCTTCCCCGCCCTCCTGGTCCTGGTGTCCCTGCTGGGCCTGGCCGGCGAGTCCACGACCCAGCGGGTCCTGGACAACCTGCAGAAACTGGCGCCCGGATCGGCCCGGGACGTCATCAGCGACGCGGTCCTGCAGTTGCAGGGGCGCAGCGGCGTCGGCTCCCTGCTGGCCGTCGTCGGCCTGCTCGTGGCGCTCTGGTCGGCCTCCGGTTACATCGCCGCGTTCATCCGCGCCTCCAACGCCGTCTACGACGTGCCCGAGGGGCGGCCGGTGTGGAAGATCCTGCCGCTGCGCTTCGCCCTGACCGTGACCCTGATGGTCCTCGCCTGCGCCAGCGCCCTGATCGTGGTCTTCACCGGAGGGCTGGCCCGGCAGGCCGGCGCCGCCCTGGGGATCGGCGACAGCGCGCTGACCGTGTGGTCGATCGCGAAGTGGCCGGTCCTGGTGCTGCTCGTCACGGTCATGATCGCGCTGCTGTACTGGGCCGCCCCGAACGCCAAGGGCCGCGGGTTCAAGTGGATCACCCCGGGCAGCCTGCTGGCCCTGTTGATCTGGATGGCCGCCTCGGCGGGCTTCGCCTTCTACGTCGCGAACTTCGCCTCGTACAACAAGACGTACGGCACCGTCGCCGGCGTGATCATCTTCCTGGTGTGGCTGTGGATCACCAACCTCGCCATCCTCCTCGGCCTGGAGTTCGACGCGGAGATGACCCGCCAGCGCGCCATCGCCGGCGGCATGCCGAAGGACGAGGAGCCGTACGTCCGGCCGCGCGACACCCGCGCGTGGAGCGACGAGGACCGGCGCCGGATGGAGTGA
- a CDS encoding STAS domain-containing protein: protein MDEPDEQPGSRGTGPTPAGSVPGPPVVRVAGELDADRAGAVLTELIRAVATGSGDVVADVSAVTFCDSSGLNALLRARMAAGEAGRRLCLAGANPQLERLLELTGVRPLFPVVPVP, encoded by the coding sequence GTGGACGAACCGGACGAACAGCCAGGCTCCCGCGGTACCGGACCGACGCCGGCCGGGTCCGTGCCGGGGCCGCCGGTGGTGCGCGTCGCGGGAGAGCTGGACGCGGACCGGGCGGGCGCCGTGCTCACGGAGCTGATCCGGGCCGTGGCCACCGGGAGCGGCGACGTCGTGGCCGACGTCAGCGCCGTCACGTTCTGCGACTCCAGCGGCCTGAACGCGCTGCTGCGGGCCCGCATGGCGGCCGGGGAAGCCGGCCGCCGGTTGTGCCTGGCCGGTGCGAACCCGCAGCTCGAACGCCTCTTGGAGCTCACCGGCGTGCGGCCCCTGTTCCCCGTCGTACCCGTGCCGTAG
- a CDS encoding FAD-binding and (Fe-S)-binding domain-containing protein: MTPPTADTPSARQPAAAPADRDLEQRLRRDLDGDVAFDDYTRHLFSRDASMYAITPRGVVFPRHSGDIEAAVAAAAAYGVPLLARGAGTSLAGQTVGPGLVLDLSRHMNRVLEVDPEGRTALVESGVVQDQLNRAAAPHGLMFGPDTSTSSRATIGGMIGNNSAGSGSLRYGMTIDHVRALDVVLSDASTARLEPVDETERKRRADLPTLEGRLYRELPELVRTNAAAIAEGFPRFWRRACGYRLDRLARDDVPFDLAKFVVGSEGTLAIASRALVDLVPRPRRTVIAVGHFTSVAGAIEATESALSCDPAAVELMDRTILDLSRQKIEYASLGALLEGDPEALLFVSFTGEDETELHDQMRQLTTLWKRHGHGYHTLQAVTPAQQGALLKVRKAGLGLLMAAGEGTRRPLAFVEDTAVDPAHLAAYTRRFKEILDGHGLTAGFYGHCSVGCLHIRPFIDLADPAQVATMRTVAELIKDLVTEYGGVNSSEHGDGLARSEFNREIFGDTLYEAMRQVKRIFDPHDLMNPGKIVDAPAMTDHLRDAALPPAPELRTRLAFDVVGGMRGAADRCMNIGLCRKSGSGVMCPSYMATRNEEDSTRGRAGALVKALSEPDPRKALGDERLHEVLDLCLMCKACKSECPLGVDMASLKAEALSHHHDLHGVPLRSRIFGSIRFLNRLGSATAPLSNLPGTLRPLRLLMGRLLGITPARPLPRFARRNLVRWFRRHRAGAAPHRPATQGVVTYLADSFTTYTEPTIGSAAIELLEHAGWEVRLENRGCCGRSSLSKGLIDDANEKAFKLAHLLAETTPAGSPVVGCEPSCLMTLRDEHLAMLPNDTAVQDVAGRVRQVEELLIEALDDGRLRLSEDAWPAGKRLLYHGHCHQKAEVGTAATVELLRRIPGADVVEVDAGCCGMAGSFGFEAEHYDLSMQVGADRLFPAIEAEPDETVIVATGVSCRQQIFHGTRRDAWHPVQLVHEALAAPAPPADRG; encoded by the coding sequence ATGACACCGCCCACCGCAGACACCCCCTCCGCCCGGCAGCCCGCCGCGGCACCCGCCGACCGCGACCTGGAACAGCGGTTGCGCCGCGACCTCGACGGTGACGTCGCCTTCGACGACTACACCCGCCACCTCTTCTCCCGCGACGCCAGCATGTACGCCATCACCCCGCGCGGCGTCGTCTTCCCCCGCCACTCCGGTGACATCGAGGCCGCCGTCGCCGCGGCGGCCGCGTACGGCGTCCCGCTGCTGGCGCGCGGTGCGGGCACCAGCCTCGCCGGGCAGACGGTCGGCCCCGGACTCGTCCTGGACCTGTCGCGCCACATGAACCGGGTCCTGGAGGTGGACCCCGAAGGCCGCACGGCGCTGGTGGAGAGCGGCGTCGTGCAGGACCAGCTCAACCGCGCCGCCGCCCCCCACGGGCTGATGTTCGGCCCCGACACCTCCACCAGCAGCCGCGCCACCATCGGCGGCATGATCGGCAACAACTCGGCCGGCAGCGGGTCGCTGCGCTACGGCATGACCATCGACCACGTCCGCGCCCTCGACGTCGTGCTCTCCGACGCCAGCACGGCCCGCCTGGAGCCCGTCGACGAGACGGAACGCAAGCGCCGCGCCGACCTGCCCACCCTGGAGGGACGGCTCTACCGGGAACTGCCCGAGCTCGTCCGGACCAACGCGGCCGCCATCGCCGAGGGGTTCCCGCGGTTCTGGCGCCGGGCCTGCGGCTACCGGCTGGACCGGCTGGCCCGCGACGACGTCCCGTTCGACCTCGCGAAGTTCGTCGTCGGCTCGGAAGGCACCCTCGCCATCGCCTCCCGCGCCCTGGTCGACCTGGTGCCCAGGCCCCGCCGCACGGTGATCGCCGTCGGCCACTTCACCTCCGTCGCCGGAGCCATCGAGGCCACCGAATCCGCGCTGTCCTGCGACCCGGCCGCCGTGGAGCTCATGGACCGCACGATCCTCGACCTCTCCCGGCAGAAGATCGAGTACGCCTCCCTGGGCGCCCTGCTCGAAGGCGACCCCGAAGCCCTGCTCTTCGTCAGCTTCACCGGCGAGGACGAGACCGAACTGCACGACCAGATGCGCCAGTTGACGACCCTGTGGAAGCGGCACGGGCACGGCTACCACACCCTCCAGGCCGTCACCCCCGCCCAGCAGGGCGCACTGCTCAAGGTCCGCAAGGCGGGCCTCGGGCTGCTGATGGCCGCGGGCGAGGGCACCCGCAGGCCGCTCGCCTTCGTCGAGGACACCGCCGTCGACCCCGCCCACCTCGCCGCCTACACGCGCCGCTTCAAGGAGATCCTGGACGGGCACGGCCTCACCGCGGGCTTCTACGGGCACTGCTCCGTCGGCTGCCTCCACATCCGGCCGTTCATCGACCTCGCCGACCCCGCCCAGGTCGCCACCATGCGGACGGTGGCCGAGCTGATCAAGGACCTCGTCACCGAGTACGGCGGCGTCAACTCCAGCGAACACGGAGACGGCCTCGCCCGCAGCGAGTTCAACCGGGAGATCTTCGGTGACACGCTCTACGAGGCGATGCGCCAGGTCAAGCGCATCTTCGACCCGCACGACCTGATGAACCCGGGCAAGATCGTGGACGCGCCCGCGATGACCGACCACCTCCGCGACGCCGCCCTGCCCCCCGCGCCCGAACTGCGCACCCGCCTCGCCTTCGACGTCGTCGGCGGCATGCGCGGCGCGGCCGACCGGTGCATGAACATCGGACTGTGCCGCAAGAGCGGCAGCGGCGTCATGTGCCCCTCCTACATGGCCACCCGCAACGAGGAGGACTCCACGCGGGGCCGCGCGGGCGCGCTGGTCAAGGCCCTGTCCGAACCCGACCCCCGCAAGGCCCTCGGCGACGAACGGCTGCACGAGGTCCTCGACCTGTGCCTGATGTGCAAGGCGTGCAAGAGCGAGTGCCCGCTCGGAGTGGACATGGCCTCGCTGAAGGCCGAGGCGCTCTCCCACCACCACGATCTGCACGGCGTCCCCCTGCGGTCCCGGATCTTCGGCTCGATCCGCTTCCTCAACCGCCTCGGCTCCGCCACCGCGCCCCTGTCCAACCTCCCGGGCACCCTGCGCCCGCTGCGCCTGCTCATGGGCCGCCTGCTCGGCATCACCCCGGCCAGGCCCCTGCCCCGCTTCGCCCGGCGCAACCTGGTGCGCTGGTTCCGCCGGCACCGCGCCGGGGCCGCGCCGCACCGGCCCGCGACACAGGGCGTCGTCACGTACCTCGCCGACTCCTTCACCACCTACACCGAACCCACCATCGGCAGCGCGGCCATCGAACTCCTCGAACACGCGGGCTGGGAGGTGAGGTTGGAGAACCGCGGCTGCTGCGGCCGGTCCAGCCTGTCCAAGGGGCTGATCGACGACGCCAACGAGAAGGCGTTCAAACTCGCCCACCTCCTCGCCGAGACCACCCCCGCCGGATCGCCCGTGGTCGGCTGCGAGCCCTCCTGCCTCATGACCCTGCGCGACGAGCACCTGGCGATGCTGCCGAACGACACGGCCGTCCAGGACGTCGCCGGACGCGTCCGCCAGGTCGAGGAACTCCTGATCGAAGCGCTCGACGACGGACGGCTGCGCCTGAGCGAGGACGCCTGGCCCGCCGGCAAGCGGCTCCTCTACCACGGACACTGCCACCAGAAGGCCGAGGTCGGGACGGCGGCCACCGTCGAGCTGCTGCGCCGCATCCCCGGCGCGGACGTGGTCGAGGTCGACGCCGGGTGCTGCGGGATGGCCGGCTCCTTCGGCTTCGAGGCGGAGCACTACGACCTCTCCATGCAGGTCGGCGCCGACCGGCTGTTCCCGGCGATCGAGGCGGAACCTGACGAGACCGTGATCGTCGCCACCGGGGTCTCCTGCCGCCAGCAGATCTTCCACGGCACCCGGCGCGACGCCTGGCACCCGGTCCAGCTGGTCCACGAGGCCCTGGCCGCTCCCGCGCCGCCCGCCGACCGGGGCTGA
- a CDS encoding IclR family transcriptional regulator: MQSVLNALRVLEEVAARQPIGVADLARAMELPKSTVQRALLTLHTAGWIRPASGAPTRWLVSTKALHVGRQATGELGLRDIAVPVMEELRRRTDETVHLAVPEGGNIVLIERLETSKPVRIILPLGQNLPAHASANGKALLAAGPAETVERYIADGLARFTDTSIVDPAGLRAELAEIRLRGYATNAGEWRDDVSAVAAAVVPETGVPVASISINVPTSRMTAQSQVAFGAALREAAATVGAALGRAQGG; the protein is encoded by the coding sequence ATGCAGAGCGTCCTCAACGCACTGCGGGTCCTCGAAGAGGTCGCGGCGCGGCAGCCGATCGGCGTGGCCGACCTGGCGCGGGCCATGGAACTGCCCAAGAGCACGGTGCAGCGCGCCCTGCTCACCCTGCACACGGCGGGCTGGATCCGTCCGGCGTCCGGCGCCCCCACCCGGTGGCTGGTCAGCACCAAGGCCCTGCACGTGGGACGGCAGGCCACCGGCGAACTGGGGCTGCGCGACATCGCGGTACCGGTGATGGAGGAGCTGCGGCGGCGGACCGACGAGACCGTGCACCTCGCGGTGCCGGAGGGCGGCAACATCGTCCTGATCGAGCGCCTGGAGACGAGCAAACCGGTGCGCATCATCCTGCCGCTCGGCCAGAACCTGCCCGCGCACGCCTCGGCCAACGGGAAGGCCCTGCTCGCGGCCGGCCCCGCCGAGACCGTGGAGCGCTACATCGCCGACGGACTGGCCCGGTTCACCGACACCTCGATCGTCGACCCGGCCGGACTGCGGGCCGAGCTGGCCGAGATCAGGCTGCGGGGCTACGCGACCAACGCGGGCGAGTGGCGCGACGACGTCTCCGCGGTCGCCGCGGCCGTCGTCCCGGAGACCGGAGTACCGGTGGCGAGCATCAGCATCAACGTCCCGACCAGCAGGATGACGGCCCAGTCCCAGGTCGCCTTCGGAGCGGCACTGCGCGAGGCCGCGGCGACGGTGGGCGCGGCCCTGGGGCGCGCGCAGGGCGGCTGA
- a CDS encoding isoamylase early set domain-containing protein: protein MLEHTHREDRTEVTFVLPAETPPGPVSVVGDFNAWTPGAHELRPRPDGTRAVTVALPAKASHSFRYLAAGDYWFNDEAADGHHDGNSRLTT from the coding sequence GTGCTCGAACACACGCACCGGGAAGACCGCACCGAGGTCACCTTCGTCCTGCCCGCCGAGACTCCGCCCGGCCCGGTCAGTGTCGTCGGCGACTTCAACGCCTGGACGCCCGGCGCCCACGAACTGCGGCCGCGCCCCGACGGCACCCGGGCCGTCACCGTGGCCCTGCCGGCCAAGGCCAGCCACTCGTTCCGCTACCTCGCCGCCGGCGACTACTGGTTCAACGACGAAGCGGCGGACGGCCACCACGACGGGAACAGCCGCCTCACCACGTGA
- a CDS encoding phage holin family protein, translating to MSTTTSTTGQRAGVTDDSVGVLVSRASQQISELVREEMQLARAEMTQKGKRFGVGGGLFGGAGLVGILTAQALVVAVIAALALVLPVWASALIVTALLAATAAVLALAGKKQIARAGAPAPEQTIDSIKADVAEIKEKAHR from the coding sequence GTGAGTACGACGACGAGTACGACCGGGCAGCGGGCCGGCGTCACCGACGACTCGGTGGGCGTCTTGGTCTCGCGTGCTTCGCAGCAGATTTCGGAGCTGGTGCGCGAGGAGATGCAGCTCGCGCGGGCGGAGATGACGCAGAAGGGCAAGCGCTTCGGGGTGGGCGGCGGCCTGTTCGGCGGAGCCGGGCTGGTCGGGATCCTGACGGCGCAGGCCCTGGTGGTGGCGGTGATCGCCGCGCTGGCCCTGGTGCTGCCCGTGTGGGCCTCGGCCCTGATCGTCACCGCGCTGCTGGCCGCCACGGCGGCCGTGCTGGCCCTGGCCGGGAAGAAGCAGATCGCACGGGCCGGTGCCCCCGCGCCCGAGCAGACCATCGACAGCATCAAGGCCGACGTGGCCGAGATCAAGGAGAAGGCACACCGATGA
- a CDS encoding carboxylate-amine ligase codes for MITVGVEEEYLLVDPYSGLPVPLVEDVRRTAGLGPLAERAEVQDELLQAQVEVATPVCSSLEEVGGHLLRLRHAVASAAEANGCRIAATGAAPVRGTGPVPVTPNPRYLRMVGEARQLVDEHLISGMHVHAAVPDPETGVAVLNRIRGWLPTLLAMSANSPLWDAQDTGFASWRTIVFGRWPVSGPPPRFEGIDDYEQRLEALVASGVIADRGQVYWQARLSDRYPTVEVRCLDVQLRADDAVMFAGIVRALVATAIADEKAGLPLPRCAPELLQAANWHAARYGLNGTLVDPHGRSRSSGDVLCSLLGHITAALEDAGDLRQVSALVHRLLREGTPADRQRRALAEEGMPGVIGLVTDAAAAA; via the coding sequence GTGATCACGGTCGGTGTCGAAGAAGAGTACTTGCTGGTGGACCCGTACAGCGGGCTGCCCGTGCCCCTCGTGGAGGACGTGCGGCGCACGGCCGGCCTCGGCCCGCTCGCGGAGCGGGCCGAGGTCCAGGACGAGCTGCTGCAGGCCCAGGTCGAGGTGGCCACGCCCGTCTGTTCGAGCCTGGAGGAGGTGGGGGGCCACCTCCTGCGGCTGCGCCACGCGGTGGCCTCGGCCGCCGAGGCCAACGGCTGCCGGATCGCCGCCACCGGCGCGGCGCCCGTACGCGGAACCGGCCCGGTGCCCGTGACGCCGAACCCGCGCTACCTGCGGATGGTGGGGGAGGCCCGGCAACTGGTCGACGAACACCTGATCAGCGGCATGCACGTGCACGCGGCCGTCCCGGACCCCGAAACGGGCGTGGCCGTGCTGAACCGGATCCGGGGCTGGCTGCCGACCCTGCTGGCCATGTCGGCCAATTCGCCGCTCTGGGACGCGCAGGACACCGGCTTCGCCAGCTGGCGGACCATCGTCTTCGGCCGCTGGCCGGTCAGCGGGCCGCCGCCCCGCTTCGAGGGGATCGACGACTACGAACAGCGGCTGGAGGCCCTGGTGGCGTCCGGGGTGATCGCCGACCGGGGCCAGGTCTACTGGCAGGCACGGCTCTCCGACCGGTACCCCACCGTCGAGGTGCGGTGCCTCGACGTCCAGCTCAGGGCCGATGACGCTGTCATGTTCGCCGGCATCGTCCGCGCCCTCGTCGCCACCGCGATCGCCGACGAGAAGGCCGGCCTCCCCCTGCCCCGGTGCGCCCCGGAGCTGCTCCAGGCGGCGAACTGGCACGCCGCGCGGTACGGCCTCAACGGCACCCTCGTCGACCCCCACGGCCGCTCCCGCAGCAGCGGCGACGTGCTCTGCTCCCTGCTCGGCCACATCACGGCGGCCCTGGAGGACGCCGGGGACCTCCGACAGGTGAGCGCCCTCGTCCACCGGCTGCTGCGCGAGGGCACCCCCGCCGACCGCCAGCGCCGGGCCCTGGCCGAAGAAGGCATGCCGGGGGTCATCGGCCTGGTCACGGACGCCGCCGCGGCCGCGTGA
- a CDS encoding pyridoxal-phosphate-dependent aminotransferase family protein: MPTRTGRHFLQIPGPTNVPDQVLRAMAAPTIDHRGPEFAAMTARLLDVVKPVFGTSGPVVIYPASGTGAWEAALVNTLSPGDRVLCFETGHFATLWQEMAAALGLHVTLVPGDWRRGADPEELARRLAADTAHRVKAVCVVHNETSTGVTSRIADLRRALDAARHPALLLVDTISSLGSIDYRHDEWGVDVTVAGSQKGLMLPPGLSFNAVSDKALAASKTSRLKKSFWDWAPVLEANRRGFFPYTPATNLLYGLAEALDMLAAEGLSQVYARHARHAAATRAAVRGWGLEVLCADEREHSGSLTAVLMPDGHDADKVRKIILERFDMSLGAGLGRLGGRVFRIGHLGHFNDLTLAGTLAGVQMGLDLAGFPVDPTGLGAALEVLRTG, from the coding sequence ATGCCCACGCGCACCGGTCGCCACTTCCTCCAGATCCCCGGCCCCACGAACGTGCCGGACCAGGTGCTGCGCGCCATGGCCGCGCCCACCATCGACCACCGCGGACCCGAGTTCGCCGCGATGACGGCCCGTCTGCTCGACGTGGTCAAGCCCGTCTTCGGCACCTCGGGACCCGTCGTGATCTACCCCGCCTCCGGCACCGGCGCGTGGGAGGCCGCCCTCGTCAACACCCTCAGCCCCGGTGACCGCGTGCTGTGCTTCGAGACCGGGCACTTCGCCACGCTCTGGCAGGAGATGGCCGCCGCCCTCGGCCTCCACGTCACCCTCGTCCCGGGGGACTGGCGCCGCGGGGCCGACCCGGAGGAGCTCGCCCGGCGGCTCGCCGCGGACACCGCCCACCGCGTCAAGGCGGTCTGCGTCGTGCACAACGAGACCTCCACCGGCGTCACCAGCCGGATCGCCGACCTGCGCCGCGCCCTCGACGCCGCCCGACACCCCGCGCTGCTGCTCGTCGACACCATCTCCTCGCTCGGCTCCATCGACTACCGGCACGACGAGTGGGGCGTCGACGTCACGGTCGCCGGATCGCAGAAGGGACTGATGCTGCCGCCCGGCCTGAGCTTCAACGCCGTCAGCGACAAGGCGCTGGCCGCCTCGAAGACCTCCCGGCTGAAGAAGTCCTTCTGGGACTGGGCCCCCGTCCTCGAAGCGAACCGGCGGGGCTTCTTCCCCTACACCCCGGCCACCAACCTGCTCTACGGGCTGGCCGAAGCGCTGGACATGCTCGCCGCCGAAGGGCTGTCCCAGGTCTACGCCCGGCACGCCCGGCACGCCGCGGCCACCCGGGCCGCCGTCCGCGGCTGGGGGCTGGAAGTGCTGTGCGCCGACGAACGCGAGCACTCCGGCTCGCTCACCGCCGTGCTGATGCCCGACGGACACGACGCCGACAAGGTGCGCAAGATCATCCTGGAGCGGTTCGACATGTCGCTCGGCGCCGGGCTCGGCCGGCTCGGCGGCCGCGTCTTCCGGATCGGGCACCTGGGCCACTTCAACGACCTGACCCTCGCCGGCACGCTCGCCGGAGTGCAGATGGGCCTGGACCTCGCCGGCTTCCCGGTCGACCCGACCGGGCTCGGCGCCGCCCTGGAGGTCCTGCGCACCGGATGA
- a CDS encoding DUF6479 family protein — MTANEMLAAEGQGSLFLIIAGVVLVALLIGAFWYGSRRNARRGAPARPAEQNPVAQSRQDSWETPEGDESGRGPHTDPRV; from the coding sequence ATGACTGCCAATGAAATGCTCGCGGCCGAAGGCCAGGGATCGCTGTTCCTCATCATCGCCGGAGTGGTCCTGGTGGCCCTCCTGATCGGCGCCTTCTGGTACGGCAGCCGGCGCAACGCCCGGCGCGGGGCCCCCGCCCGCCCGGCCGAACAGAACCCCGTGGCGCAGAGCCGCCAGGACTCCTGGGAGACGCCGGAGGGCGACGAGAGCGGCCGGGGCCCCCACACCGACCCCCGCGTCTGA
- a CDS encoding WhiB family transcriptional regulator has product MAKVSHLPGRAEHHWTWQTEAACRGLGAEVFFHPEGERGRERAEREEAAKSVCGTCPVRARCLEHALRVAEPYGVWGGLGEKERQLAADPGSRPAAA; this is encoded by the coding sequence ATCGCAAAGGTGTCGCATCTGCCCGGACGGGCGGAGCACCACTGGACATGGCAGACGGAGGCCGCGTGCCGGGGTCTCGGCGCGGAGGTGTTCTTCCACCCCGAGGGCGAGCGGGGCCGGGAACGGGCGGAGCGCGAGGAGGCGGCCAAGTCCGTGTGCGGGACGTGTCCCGTGCGCGCCCGCTGCCTGGAGCACGCCCTGCGCGTGGCGGAACCGTACGGCGTCTGGGGCGGGCTGGGCGAGAAGGAACGCCAGCTGGCCGCCGACCCCGGTTCCCGACCGGCAGCGGCGTAG
- a CDS encoding DUF4235 domain-containing protein, whose translation MNRAKIAYKPVGLALGAASGMLAGAAFKQAWKLIEGEGDAPNATDEDRTWKQILIAAALQGAIFAVVKAAVDRSGAVATRRVTGTWPG comes from the coding sequence GTGAACCGCGCCAAGATCGCCTACAAGCCGGTCGGCCTCGCGCTCGGCGCCGCGAGCGGCATGCTCGCCGGGGCCGCGTTCAAGCAGGCGTGGAAGCTGATCGAGGGCGAGGGCGACGCCCCCAACGCCACCGACGAGGACCGCACCTGGAAGCAGATCCTCATCGCGGCCGCGCTGCAAGGAGCGATCTTCGCCGTCGTCAAGGCCGCCGTGGACCGCTCCGGCGCCGTCGCCACCCGCCGCGTGACGGGCACCTGGCCCGGCTGA
- a CDS encoding STAS domain-containing protein: protein MSGGTGSGTGAGPLGYQHASGAAWVVQARGDLDVDTLPPLEAALGQAAASHHIVILDAEQVTFADSTCLSVLLRVRQLTDLRVAGPSPVLARLLALTGTDRALCVHPDVAAAALQT from the coding sequence ATGAGCGGCGGCACCGGATCCGGTACGGGCGCCGGCCCGCTGGGCTACCAGCACGCGTCGGGGGCGGCTTGGGTGGTGCAGGCGCGCGGTGACCTCGACGTCGACACGCTCCCGCCGCTGGAGGCGGCGCTCGGCCAGGCCGCGGCCTCCCACCACATCGTGATCCTGGACGCGGAGCAGGTCACCTTCGCGGATTCGACCTGTCTGAGCGTGCTGTTGCGCGTCCGGCAACTCACCGATCTGCGCGTCGCCGGCCCCTCCCCCGTACTGGCCCGGCTGTTGGCCCTGACCGGAACGGACCGGGCGCTCTGCGTCCACCCCGACGTGGCCGCGGCCGCCCTCCAGACCTGA
- a CDS encoding STAS domain-containing protein — protein sequence MDETHDRKDVAVVTAVGEFDAETLGPIRAELFAAAETHRVVVLDAAALNFADSSFLNLLIQLHRATLLRIAAPPHQLSRLFEMTGADQLFDVRPTLAEAVRS from the coding sequence ATGGATGAGACGCATGACCGGAAGGACGTCGCGGTCGTCACCGCGGTGGGAGAGTTCGACGCGGAGACGCTGGGGCCGATCCGTGCGGAGCTGTTCGCCGCCGCCGAAACCCACCGGGTCGTCGTCCTCGACGCCGCGGCCCTGAACTTCGCCGACTCGTCGTTCTTGAACCTGCTGATCCAGCTCCACCGCGCCACCCTGCTGAGGATCGCCGCCCCTCCGCACCAGCTGTCGCGGCTCTTCGAGATGACCGGAGCGGACCAGCTCTTCGACGTCCGCCCCACCCTGGCCGAGGCCGTCCGGTCCTGA
- a CDS encoding DUF3618 domain-containing protein — translation MSDQPRNESTPTPGELREQIAHTRDELGQTVEALAGKADVKAQAKEKTAAVKQDAAEKAELVTGQIREKAGQAAQLVRDKTPDPLLEKASQAAAQVRETTARAGQLAAEKTPDPVLERAGQAASAARANRTPLLVAGAAVAVFLLIRRNRGRK, via the coding sequence ATGAGCGACCAGCCCCGCAACGAGTCCACCCCCACGCCCGGGGAACTGCGCGAGCAGATCGCGCACACCCGCGACGAGCTCGGCCAGACCGTCGAGGCGCTGGCGGGCAAGGCCGACGTGAAGGCGCAGGCGAAGGAGAAGACGGCCGCGGTGAAGCAGGACGCCGCGGAGAAGGCCGAACTGGTGACCGGGCAGATCCGCGAGAAGGCCGGACAGGCCGCGCAGCTGGTGCGGGACAAGACGCCCGATCCACTGCTGGAGAAGGCCTCCCAGGCCGCCGCCCAGGTGCGCGAGACCACGGCCAGGGCCGGTCAGCTGGCGGCCGAGAAGACGCCCGACCCGGTGCTGGAGCGGGCCGGGCAGGCGGCGTCCGCCGCACGGGCCAATCGGACCCCGCTGCTCGTGGCGGGCGCGGCCGTGGCCGTGTTCCTGCTGATCCGACGCAACCGGGGCCGCAAGTGA